Proteins encoded by one window of Kineococcus endophyticus:
- a CDS encoding aldehyde dehydrogenase family protein, producing MSTQTDTVTSEQDLLARVTVAEGVEIHEPATGDLLGRAPEHTTDDLERVVTAATAAQPGWAGLGHAERSAVLLRIADRIEAAAEPLARLLAREQGKPLNGPNARFEVGACSAWLRATAATVLEEEVVVDDGSQVSVMTYRPLGLVAAVGPWNWPLMITVWQVAPSLLMGNAVVVKPSEKTPLSVLALVSLMAEELPDGVLGALSGGRELGASLVAHPAVRKVMFTGSTAAGRKIVEASGANLARLTLELGGNDAGIVLPDADPRAIAQDLFWGAFINTGQTCAALKRLYVHESIHDEVVAALADVAKAMPLGRSLDEDSVLGPVQNSMQFEVVSGLVEDAKQRGGTVVTGGSPLSDLGPLFYPVTLVTGLHDGDPLVDQEQFGPALPIVSYSDVEEAIASANRLDVGLGASVWSSDTARAQEVADRVEAGTVWINSHGGVHPMAPFGGVKGSGYGVEFGVEGLKALGVPKVVTRPAAPAAQ from the coding sequence ATGAGCACCCAGACCGACACCGTCACCAGCGAGCAGGACCTGCTGGCCCGGGTCACCGTCGCCGAGGGCGTGGAGATCCACGAACCCGCGACGGGGGACCTGCTCGGCCGCGCGCCCGAGCACACCACGGACGACCTCGAGCGCGTCGTGACGGCGGCCACCGCGGCGCAGCCCGGCTGGGCCGGACTCGGGCACGCCGAGCGCAGCGCGGTCCTGCTGCGGATCGCCGACCGCATCGAGGCGGCCGCCGAACCGCTCGCCCGCCTGCTCGCCCGCGAGCAGGGCAAACCCCTCAACGGGCCGAACGCCCGGTTCGAGGTCGGCGCCTGCTCGGCCTGGCTGCGCGCGACGGCGGCCACCGTGCTCGAGGAGGAGGTCGTCGTCGACGACGGCTCGCAGGTGTCCGTCATGACCTACCGGCCCCTGGGCCTGGTCGCGGCGGTCGGGCCGTGGAACTGGCCCCTGATGATCACCGTCTGGCAGGTCGCGCCGTCCCTGCTGATGGGCAACGCCGTCGTCGTGAAGCCGTCGGAGAAGACGCCGCTGAGCGTGCTCGCGCTCGTCTCCCTCATGGCCGAGGAACTGCCCGACGGCGTCCTGGGGGCGCTGTCCGGGGGCCGTGAGCTGGGGGCGTCGCTCGTCGCGCACCCGGCCGTGCGCAAGGTGATGTTCACCGGGTCCACGGCCGCGGGCCGCAAGATCGTCGAGGCGTCGGGGGCGAACCTCGCCCGGCTGACGCTGGAGCTCGGGGGCAACGACGCGGGCATCGTCCTGCCCGACGCCGACCCGCGGGCCATCGCCCAGGACCTGTTCTGGGGCGCCTTCATCAACACCGGCCAGACCTGCGCGGCCCTCAAGCGGCTCTACGTCCACGAGTCGATCCACGACGAGGTCGTCGCGGCGCTGGCCGACGTCGCGAAGGCGATGCCGTTGGGGCGCAGCCTGGACGAGGACAGCGTGCTCGGGCCGGTGCAGAACTCCATGCAGTTCGAGGTCGTCTCCGGCCTCGTCGAGGACGCCAAGCAGCGCGGCGGAACCGTCGTCACCGGGGGTTCGCCGCTGAGCGACCTGGGCCCGCTGTTCTACCCGGTCACGCTGGTCACCGGGCTGCACGACGGCGACCCGCTCGTGGACCAGGAGCAGTTCGGTCCGGCGCTGCCCATCGTCTCCTACTCCGACGTCGAGGAGGCCATCGCCAGCGCCAACCGGCTCGACGTCGGTCTCGGGGCGTCGGTCTGGTCGTCCGACACCGCCCGGGCCCAGGAGGTCGCCGACCGTGTGGAGGCCGGGACGGTCTGGATCAACTCCCACGGCGGGGTGCACCCGATGGCCCCGTTCGGCGGGGTCAAGGGGTCCGGGTACGGCGTCGAGTTCGGTGTCGAGGGTCTGAAGGCCCTCGGGGTGCCGAAGGTCGTGACCCGCCCGGCTGCGCCGGCGGCGCAGTGA
- a CDS encoding LysR family transcriptional regulator: MKTVRQAPAWSLRQLLYFVTVAETGTITGAAEQLVISPSAVAAAVEKLEHAFGVQLCVRRKAHGITLTAAGQDLLRRSRALLEEAEELAEVGGGAGESLGGNLTVGCYHTLGPTCLPPLLSAFAADHPRVRTTFTEADQDSLQDGLERGELDVAVLYDMQLRDGVASLELFRTRPHVLLPAGHPLAGDPEVRLRDLAAEPFVLLDSPPSSQDTFSVFRQVGIEPQVRFRAGGLETVRALVGRGLGWSLLVQRPWSDRTYEGREVVVREIADGVPEVRVLLAWSRRTPLTRAARAFARAAPTAFTPSPILSQQSTTTEENR, translated from the coding sequence GTGAAGACCGTCCGGCAGGCGCCGGCGTGGTCCCTGCGCCAACTCCTCTACTTCGTCACCGTGGCCGAGACGGGGACGATCACCGGTGCCGCCGAGCAGCTGGTGATCTCCCCGTCGGCGGTCGCCGCGGCGGTGGAGAAGCTGGAGCACGCCTTCGGGGTCCAGCTCTGCGTCCGCCGGAAGGCGCACGGCATCACGCTCACCGCGGCGGGGCAGGACCTGCTCCGCCGCTCGCGCGCCCTGCTGGAGGAGGCCGAGGAACTCGCCGAGGTGGGGGGCGGCGCGGGGGAGTCCCTGGGCGGGAACCTCACCGTCGGCTGCTACCACACGCTGGGACCGACCTGCCTGCCGCCGCTGCTGTCGGCGTTCGCCGCCGACCACCCGCGGGTCCGCACGACGTTCACCGAGGCTGACCAGGACAGCCTGCAGGACGGGCTCGAGCGCGGCGAGCTCGACGTGGCCGTCCTGTACGACATGCAGCTGCGCGACGGCGTGGCGAGCCTGGAACTGTTCCGCACCCGCCCGCACGTCCTGCTGCCGGCCGGTCACCCGCTGGCGGGCGACCCCGAGGTCCGGTTGCGCGACCTCGCGGCCGAACCGTTCGTGCTGCTGGACTCACCGCCGAGTTCGCAGGACACGTTCTCGGTGTTCCGGCAGGTCGGCATCGAGCCCCAGGTCCGGTTCCGCGCCGGCGGCCTGGAGACCGTGCGGGCCCTCGTCGGCCGCGGGCTGGGGTGGAGCCTGCTCGTCCAGCGCCCGTGGTCGGACCGGACCTACGAGGGCCGGGAGGTCGTCGTGCGCGAGATCGCCGACGGCGTGCCCGAGGTGCGCGTCCTCCTGGCCTGGTCGCGGCGCACCCCCCTGACCCGGGCCGCACGCGCGTTCGCCCGCGCCGCCCCCACCGCCTTCACCCCCAGTCCCATCCTGTCCCAGCAGTCGACGACGACCGAGGAGAACCGATGA